The sequence below is a genomic window from Haemophilus pittmaniae.
TTCAATTTTTCGGCACCAGCAATCACCATACGCACGCTTTGCAACATCAATGGATGGAATTTTTTATTGCGCACATACAATCTAAAGAACGTTGAAGTACCAAATAAAATGCTCACATTATGACGCGCACACATTTTTCCTACGGTTGCACCATCGGTCGGATCCGCCACACTCACCATTTTAATCCCTTCACATAATGGCAATAGGGTTGTTACCGTTAAGCCGAAGGAATGGAAAATTGGTAAGGAATTCAAAATTACATCATCTTTGTGGAAATTTAATAATTCACCGATCTGTTTAATGTTTGTCAGTAAGTTTTTATGGCTTAATTCAATACCTTTCGGGTCACCTTCACTACCACTACTAAATAAGATAGTCGCGGTATCTTCCAAACGTACCTCTGCGAAATAACAGAATTTGAGCCACCATTGCGGAGCAAAAAATGCTGTTAAGAATGCACGTACTTTTTGCGATTGGCTAATAGACTTACCTAGTTTTTCCATAAACAACGCTTTATCTGCAACCACTTGGCTAAAATCAAAGCCCTTCGCATTTAATTTCTCTAAGAATTTTTCAGAGGTTATGACTTGTGAAATATTGGCTTTTTTCAAGGCTTTTGCCATTACTTCAGGACTTAATGTGTAATTTAAATTCACTGGCACTTTGCCCATTACCATCAAGGTCATATTGATGATCGCACCGATGGCTGAGCTTGGTAACAATACGCCAACGTTTTTTTCATTACCTAAAACTGCTTTCAAGGTTTTCGTAAACATCAATACCGCTGCAATAAATTTCAGGTTATTCAGTTTAGTACCTTGAGCATCCACCACTGCTTCTTTGAATAAATTCGATTTTGCTGAGTTCAACCAATGATGCATCAGCGGTTTACGTTTACTCATGACTTTTTCCCATACGGAGAAAGAAAGTTCAAGTACTTTTTGTTTCATTGCCGAAGCATCAATAAAGCTATGAATCGGTTTACCAAATGCCACTAAAATTTCCCGTTTACCTTGGCGTTTGGTTAAATTTTTATAGAAAGAATCTGCACGGGAGAAACTGCTGCCCCATAATCCACGCAAATAGAAAGGAACCGTCGTTACATTCTCTAAGTCTTTTAGTACATGCTCAAAACCTTTTTGAAATTCATTGATTTGGCCGTTATAGCTAATATGACCTTCTGGGAATAAAGCAACCACTTCACCTCGAGCTAAATATTCGCGAATGGTTTCGATAGATTCACGACTTGAGCCTCCACCAATTGGGATCACTTTGAAAATACGGAAGAACCAAGTGAGATACCATTTGTTGTAAATCGGACGATACATGACAAATTTAATAGCTCGCGGGCTAGCTGCCTGTAATACTAGCCAGTCAATCCAACTAATATGATTGCCCAGTAATAAAACACCACCACTTTGCGGAAGATTCTTTAACCCATCCACATGAAAACGATAATTCGCTTTTAGAGCAAAGAGTAAGAATAAACGGGTAAATAAATGCGGCAGTTTCCACATGGCATACAAACTCGCAGCAAAACACACTGCGGAAATCGCTAAGAACAAACCGTAAATTGAAACACTGAGCTGCACAAACAAAATGCTTAGTAATAAAAAGGCAACCATAAACACATTTTGTACAAAGTTATTACCGGCCATGATTTTGCCGCTAATTTTTTCTGGTGCGAAATATTGGATGGTCGCGTTCAAGGGTACGATAAATAATCCACCTGAAAAACCAAAAGCAAAGGAACAAAATACTAATATCCAATCACTTTGTGCTACGGTTAAGAAAAATAATGAAGCACAGATCCCCAATGCACCAATAGGAACAATGCCTAACTCAATATGTAAACGAGAGGCACGTCCGGCAAGATATGATCCCACAACCAATCCTACACCGCTCACGGCTAAAATTGCTTGAATCACAATCGCATTATCGGCATTAAACATCGCTTTATAATACGCAGGAAAGGCCGCTAAAACGATTTGTGATACGCCCCAAAACAAACTTAGACCAATAACACTCAACCAAATATTTTGATCAGCTTTTAAAGTACGCACATTGTCTTTTAAATATCCTAAAGAAAGGTATTTTTTCATTTCAAAATACGCGTCAGTATCTTCAGTTTGTTGCGCAAAGAACGGAATCTTAAATGCAAAATAAGCCTCTAAAGAACTCAATATGACTAATGCAACACCAATAACCCAAACACTTTGTAATACCTCATTAGGATCATTAGATGCCACATAATGCGCTTCAAAAAAGAAAGAAAAAGTGAAAGAACTAAACAGTATTGCCACGATTGTGAGGGCTTGAATTACACCGTTTGCCATGCCGATATTTTCGGTACCGACAATCGATTTAATAATGCTATATTTAGCCGGCGAATAAACAGCACTTTGTGCTGCTAAGATCAGAGTTAGCACAAAGGAAACGGCGAACATCCCCGCCATATAACTCAGTAAAATCCCAAAACTAATAGCTACTGCAGCCAAACTGCTATAACGAATGACATTGGTTCGGGAAAATTTATCGTTAATAAATGCCGAAGGTGAAAATAAGAAAATAAATGGTAATAAAATCATCGCATTAATTAATGCCGTCAAAACCACCAAGCTTTCTCCGGAAAAACTTTTCAGTAATACATTCTGAATGGTAATTTTATGCGCCAAATCAACACTGGCATTAATAAAAGCAATAGCTAAATAAGGCACAAAGCCGGCATGTTTTAAGAGTTTCATTTAGCACTCTCCGCTTGATAAAGATTAAAAGTTTGCATATTCAAAATATAAGGTTTAAGCACCAACAATAAATCAAATAAATGTTTTAATTTTTCATCCTTTTGTTCGCTGTTGGCTAATGCGGCTAAGGTTACGTTCACTTCCTGTGTTGCTAATATTTTCGCTGCATTTAAATAGGCTTTCACTACAGTCATTTCGGCCGCATCACAACGCGCCAAAATAGTCAAAATATCCCGTTCTTTTGCAGTAAAAACACCTTCGCGCGGATTCAATAATCCTTCGGCCACCATTTCATCTAGCTGTTTGTTTGAAAGGTTAAATTCCGCACATAATTGCTCGACTGAAAATACTTCATTTTCGGCTCCCATAATTATGCCCAATAAGCCAATAAGGCTTTCATAAGGGCTATTCCAATCAAAGTGTGGATGAGCAAAAAGAGTTTTAATTTGTGAAATCGTCGCATTGAAATTACTTTGTAGGTATTTGATAAAACCGAGTAATTTCACACAATGTTCATCATACAAATGAAAATTCGGCTTATCTTTAACCGGCTCCGGTAATAAACCTTCTTTCACGTAATACAACACCGTGGACTTTGGCGTATGACTAAGTTTGACCAAATCGTTCATTTTTAACATAAGGTTTTCCCTCTAGATTAATTTGTGGTGCATTTTAGCCAATAAAACAAAAAAAGCAAATAGTGAAACTTTACACTTTATAAATAATTGCAAAAAAAGTAACAATATAAATTAGGGTATTTATAGAATTGAGATACAAAAAAACCCGCAAATGCGGGTTTTTTTAGAAATCTGGAATAATTAGAAAATTACTGAATTTTTTAATTTCTTCAATGCATTAGCTTCGAGCTGACGCACACGTTCAGCAGAAATATTATATTTTGCAGCCAAATCATGCAGAGTAGCCTTGTTCTCATCATCTAACCAACGGGCTTCAATAATATCCCGGCTACGCTCATCTAAATTCGCTAATGCTGTTGTCAATTGTTCGGTTGCTTGATTTTCAAAGTTCTCACTTTCCAACTCTGCAGCAAAATTAGAACTTTTATCCTCCAAATAAAGAGAAGGCGCATAGCTTTCTTCTTCACTATCCGTTGGTAAATCAAAACCGACATCGGCACCGGTCATACGGGATTCCATTTCAATGACATCTTCTTTGGATACGCCTAATTCATTCGCAACCATATCCACTTCGTTTTCATTGAACCACCCCAAACGTTGTTTGGTTTTACGCAAATTAAAGAATAGCTTACGTTGCGCTTTAGTTGTCGCAACTTTTACGATCCGCCAGTTACGCAAAACGTACTCGTGAATCTCAGCCTTGATCCAATGCACGGCAAAAGAAACCAAACGGACACCGACTTCCGGATTAAAACGTTTCACCGCTTTCATTAAACCGATATTGCCTTCCTGAATTAAATCAGCCTGTGGCAGACCATAACCTGAATAACCGCGGGCAACATGAATCACAAAGCGCAAGTGAGACAAGATCAATGCTTTTGCCGCGTCCAAATCGCCTTGATAATATAAACGTTCGGAGAGCTCTTTTTCCTCTTCGGCGGTTAGCATTGGATACTCATTCGCCGCGCGAATGTAACCTTCTAAATTGCCTTGCGGAACCAACATCATCTGTGCTTCTTTGTTCATCTTTATCCTTAATCTTATCGATACGGCTCTAAATAAGAGCGCTGTTATAACATAATCGGCGCTAATTCGCTAACACCGACAACATTAACGATACTATAGACAGGTTTTACCAATTAAAAGTTCAATTGTTTGATATAAATCTTTATCTTATTTTAATCTTCTTAAGCGATATTGCAAGTTTTGCGCAATCACCTTCAATAACAAATCAATATTTGGGTGCTTGCCTGGGTTAGCTTTCGCATCGACAGTATGTTCAGCAAACCAGATTAATCCTTGTTCGGCACTTTGTCTATCCAACTTTTCAGCAAATTGTTCAGCCAACGCATTGTATACCCGTAAAGAGCCTAATTTCCCCTCAACCGCTGGAATTTGATGAATAACTTTGTCCGAATCAAGTACCTCAATCCCTCGTAACCCTTTAATTGTTGGCAACATTGAGAGAATTTCATTAAATGTCATATGATTTCCTTACATTATTTCAATTATTCATCGGCATAACCGCTAGGTGGAAGCAATCGCCCATCCAAATAAGCCCTATCCTGTTCCATATGCAATCGTCCGCTCACAAACCATTGTACAACCAAAGGATAAATATGTAATTCCTGCTCTTTAACCCGAGCTTCTACATCCACCACCTCATCATCCGCAAAAATTGGTACTCTCGCCTGCAAGATAACCGCCCCACTATCCAATTCTGGCGTCACGAAATGTACAGTTGTACCATGCTCGGAATCCCCTGCCTGCATGGCTTGTTGATAAGTATTTAAGCCCTTATATTTAGGCAACAATGAAGGATGAATATTAAGAATACGACCGGCAAATCGCTCAACGAACGGCTGGCTTAAAATTTTCATATACCCCGCCAACACAATTAAATCTGCGCCAATTTCCGCGATAAAATCCCCAATAGCTTTATCCATGGCTTGATTATCGGAATAATTTGAGCGCTCAAATAATGCCGTTGGAATATCCGCCTCTCGCGCCCGAATTAAACCATAAGCATCAGCTCTATTACTAATGACCGCGGCAATTTTCCCATCAATCGCGCCGCGCTGGCAGGCATCAATTAACGCCTGCAAATTAGCCCCCTGTCCGGAGAGCAAAACTACAATTTTCTTCATAATGCGAGTCCACCACTTATTACAGCGACTGCATCCACTTCTCCCGTTTGGCCAATAAAGCGCACTTCGGGTTCTAAAGCTACCGCAAATTTATCCCATACAGCGGCGCGAACATAAGCGGCTAAGGCTGCTACATCAGCACCCGTGGCATTGCCTAAGTTTACTAACACCAAAGCCTGTTGGCGATGAACTGCGGCACCTCCGATTTGATGGCCTTTAAGTCCACATTGATCAATTAACCATCCAGCTGCTAGTTTTACCCGTCCATCGGCTTGTGGAAAATTCGGAACATTTGGTGATAATTGCGCAATTGCCGCAAATTGCTCTGCGGAAACTAACGGATTCTTAAAGAAACTGCCAGCATTTCCCAATTCGTCAGGATTTGGCAGTTTAGCCCGACGAATACTGCAAACTTCGTCAAACACAGCCAAGGCAGTAACTTGTTGTGGATCACATTCTTTTAACGAGCCATATTGCAACACAGGCTGCCAATTTTTAGCTAATTTCAAACCCACTGCAATAATCGCATATCCATGCGCATAATCCCGTTTGAAAATGCTATCGCGGTAACCGAAATGGCACTCCTCTTTGGTTAAGCGAAATTGTCTGCCCGATGCCAACT
It includes:
- a CDS encoding acyl-[ACP]--phospholipid O-acyltransferase, which translates into the protein MKLLKHAGFVPYLAIAFINASVDLAHKITIQNVLLKSFSGESLVVLTALINAMILLPFIFLFSPSAFINDKFSRTNVIRYSSLAAVAISFGILLSYMAGMFAVSFVLTLILAAQSAVYSPAKYSIIKSIVGTENIGMANGVIQALTIVAILFSSFTFSFFFEAHYVASNDPNEVLQSVWVIGVALVILSSLEAYFAFKIPFFAQQTEDTDAYFEMKKYLSLGYLKDNVRTLKADQNIWLSVIGLSLFWGVSQIVLAAFPAYYKAMFNADNAIVIQAILAVSGVGLVVGSYLAGRASRLHIELGIVPIGALGICASLFFLTVAQSDWILVFCSFAFGFSGGLFIVPLNATIQYFAPEKISGKIMAGNNFVQNVFMVAFLLLSILFVQLSVSIYGLFLAISAVCFAASLYAMWKLPHLFTRLFLLFALKANYRFHVDGLKNLPQSGGVLLLGNHISWIDWLVLQAASPRAIKFVMYRPIYNKWYLTWFFRIFKVIPIGGGSSRESIETIREYLARGEVVALFPEGHISYNGQINEFQKGFEHVLKDLENVTTVPFYLRGLWGSSFSRADSFYKNLTKRQGKREILVAFGKPIHSFIDASAMKQKVLELSFSVWEKVMSKRKPLMHHWLNSAKSNLFKEAVVDAQGTKLNNLKFIAAVLMFTKTLKAVLGNEKNVGVLLPSSAIGAIINMTLMVMGKVPVNLNYTLSPEVMAKALKKANISQVITSEKFLEKLNAKGFDFSQVVADKALFMEKLGKSISQSQKVRAFLTAFFAPQWWLKFCYFAEVRLEDTATILFSSGSEGDPKGIELSHKNLLTNIKQIGELLNFHKDDVILNSLPIFHSFGLTVTTLLPLCEGIKMVSVADPTDGATVGKMCARHNVSILFGTSTFFRLYVRNKKFHPLMLQSVRMVIAGAEKLKADVKEAFKLKFGVEIYEGYGATETAPVASVNMPNLLDPETLKEFTFNQQGTVGLPLPGTIIKIVDPESLQELPVGEDGLILIGGGQVMKGYLNDPEKTADVIVELDGVRYYKTGDKGHIDHNGFITIVDRYSRFAKVGGEMISLGSVEEKLSQVFDEENQFVAVAVSDDKKGESIVLLIKSALSLEEINERIKGLNVPPIMLPSQVFLVDEIPMLGSGKVDFKGAKHLAMSLL
- a CDS encoding MerR family transcriptional regulator; translated protein: MLKMNDLVKLSHTPKSTVLYYVKEGLLPEPVKDKPNFHLYDEHCVKLLGFIKYLQSNFNATISQIKTLFAHPHFDWNSPYESLIGLLGIIMGAENEVFSVEQLCAEFNLSNKQLDEMVAEGLLNPREGVFTAKERDILTILARCDAAEMTVVKAYLNAAKILATQEVNVTLAALANSEQKDEKLKHLFDLLLVLKPYILNMQTFNLYQAESAK
- the rpoH gene encoding RNA polymerase sigma factor RpoH; amino-acid sequence: MNKEAQMMLVPQGNLEGYIRAANEYPMLTAEEEKELSERLYYQGDLDAAKALILSHLRFVIHVARGYSGYGLPQADLIQEGNIGLMKAVKRFNPEVGVRLVSFAVHWIKAEIHEYVLRNWRIVKVATTKAQRKLFFNLRKTKQRLGWFNENEVDMVANELGVSKEDVIEMESRMTGADVGFDLPTDSEEESYAPSLYLEDKSSNFAAELESENFENQATEQLTTALANLDERSRDIIEARWLDDENKATLHDLAAKYNISAERVRQLEANALKKLKNSVIF
- a CDS encoding DUF2322 family protein gives rise to the protein MTFNEILSMLPTIKGLRGIEVLDSDKVIHQIPAVEGKLGSLRVYNALAEQFAEKLDRQSAEQGLIWFAEHTVDAKANPGKHPNIDLLLKVIAQNLQYRLRRLK
- the purN gene encoding phosphoribosylglycinamide formyltransferase: MKKIVVLLSGQGANLQALIDACQRGAIDGKIAAVISNRADAYGLIRAREADIPTALFERSNYSDNQAMDKAIGDFIAEIGADLIVLAGYMKILSQPFVERFAGRILNIHPSLLPKYKGLNTYQQAMQAGDSEHGTTVHFVTPELDSGAVILQARVPIFADDEVVDVEARVKEQELHIYPLVVQWFVSGRLHMEQDRAYLDGRLLPPSGYADE
- the murB gene encoding UDP-N-acetylmuramate dehydrogenase, yielding MQNLQPFHTFHLPVSAQKIVSADSVAMLREAWLEAKAQNLPVLLLGQGSNMLFLQDFQGVVIINALKGIEQRADADFHYLHVAAGENWHQLVQWSLQQDIYGLENLALIPGVAGSAPIQNIGAYGVEFKDVCDYVDVLELASGRQFRLTKEECHFGYRDSIFKRDYAHGYAIIAVGLKLAKNWQPVLQYGSLKECDPQQVTALAVFDEVCSIRRAKLPNPDELGNAGSFFKNPLVSAEQFAAIAQLSPNVPNFPQADGRVKLAAGWLIDQCGLKGHQIGGAAVHRQQALVLVNLGNATGADVAALAAYVRAAVWDKFAVALEPEVRFIGQTGEVDAVAVISGGLAL